A genomic region of Syntrophobacterales bacterium contains the following coding sequences:
- a CDS encoding YraN family protein — MPNKKETGREGEDTAIALLKHRGYKIIERNYRSFLGEIDIIAEDGDCLVFVEVKNRNSSTFGESLFAIDKKKRQHMVRSATYYLKDHKCLDKKIRFDVVGIDSGQAKVVKHAFIVEEWNNN, encoded by the coding sequence GTGCCAAATAAGAAAGAAACAGGCCGAGAGGGAGAAGACACAGCCATTGCCCTGTTGAAGCACAGGGGCTATAAAATAATAGAACGAAATTACAGGAGCTTCTTGGGCGAGATTGATATTATCGCGGAAGACGGAGACTGCCTGGTTTTTGTGGAGGTAAAAAATAGAAACTCTTCGACCTTCGGCGAATCTCTTTTTGCCATCGACAAGAAAAAGAGACAGCATATGGTCCGGTCCGCCACGTACTACCTTAAGGACCACAAATGTCTGGATAAGAAGATTCGTTTTGATGTAGTGGGCATAGACAGTGGACAAGCGAAAGTGGTTAAGCACGCGTTTATAGTGGAAGAGTGGAACAATAACTG
- a CDS encoding ribonuclease HII, which yields MGCCLLTGLIGAVDEAGRAPLAGPVVSSCVVWKGMPESRRNVKDSKLLSEKQRLELFPWIAEHAYAIGVGIATHKEIDKINILRASLLSMERAVQNACVRSPDLLLIDGNVGIKNFPNGKPIVKGDRKCFFIASASIIAKVVRDSIMEVYHHIYPRYNFKQHKGYPTKEHKKAIGDYGVLPIHRKTFRGVKEYCAK from the coding sequence ATGGGTTGCTGTCTGCTTACAGGCCTGATAGGAGCAGTAGATGAAGCGGGGCGGGCGCCTCTTGCTGGTCCTGTGGTTTCGTCCTGTGTAGTATGGAAAGGGATGCCTGAAAGCAGAAGAAATGTCAAAGATTCGAAACTCCTGAGCGAGAAGCAGAGGTTGGAATTGTTTCCGTGGATCGCGGAACATGCCTACGCCATAGGTGTAGGAATTGCAACCCACAAAGAAATCGACAAGATAAATATCCTGAGGGCAAGTCTTCTTTCTATGGAGCGGGCAGTACAAAACGCATGCGTCCGGTCCCCAGACCTCCTCCTTATCGACGGCAATGTGGGCATAAAAAATTTCCCCAATGGAAAACCGATTGTAAAAGGCGACCGGAAGTGTTTCTTTATTGCGAGCGCTTCCATCATCGCCAAAGTAGTGCGTGACTCCATAATGGAGGTCTACCACCATATCTATCCCCGATACAATTTCAAGCAGCACAAAGGGTATCCCACTAAGGAACACAAAAAAGCTATCGGAGATTACGGCGTCCTGCCCATACACAGGAAGACATTCCGAGGTGTAAAGGAATATTGTGCCAAATAA
- the rplS gene encoding 50S ribosomal protein L19 encodes MNEIIDLIEKEHMRLDLPEIGVGDNVKVYTKIFEGDKERIQMFEGVVIRKRGGNTRATFTVRKVSYGVGIEKTFPVNSPLIDKIDVLSKSKIRRSKLYYLRNLRGKAAKLKEKRV; translated from the coding sequence ATGAACGAGATAATTGATTTGATAGAAAAAGAACATATGAGGCTTGACTTGCCTGAGATCGGCGTGGGCGATAATGTGAAAGTCTACACGAAGATATTTGAAGGGGATAAAGAGAGAATCCAGATGTTTGAAGGGGTGGTCATCAGGAAAAGAGGCGGAAATACGAGAGCAACTTTCACGGTCAGGAAAGTCTCATACGGCGTGGGCATAGAAAAGACATTTCCCGTAAACTCACCCCTTATCGACAAGATAGATGTTTTGAGCAAAAGTAAAATAAGAAGGTCTAAACTTTATTACCTGAGGAATCTGCGAGGCAAGGCGGCAAAACTTAAAGAAAAACGGGTGTAA